One Geitlerinema sp. PCC 9228 genomic window, TCTTGTAACTGCTTGGCTTTTTGGCGTTCGGTGACTTGCGCCATGCGGAGTTTGGCTTCTATACGCTTGCGATCGCTAATATCGCGGACAATAGCCAAAACTTTGCCGCTACCGCTGGGTGTAAAACGCGCCTCGTACTGATGCCAGTTGCCGTTGACCGCAAGGTTGTACTCGCCGTTTTGAAGGTTGCCAGTTTCCAAAGCTTGCTGGCAGTGATAGGCAAACCAATCGGCTAAATCCTTAGGAAAAATATCCGTGAGGGATTGACCGGCAATAGCCTCCGGCTGCCAAGCTTGGGGATCTCCCTCGGCAGGAAAATATTCCAGTAAGGTTCCCTGGCAGTCGATATAAAAAATGGCGTCGGGAATGGTGTGTAACAGGCGATGTTTTTCTGCTTGTTCCTGGCTGAGGTGGCGCTGGCACTCACTGTTGCCTTGGTTGGGTGGAGGTAGATAATCGCTGTCGATGGGAAGAACGTAGCCATCCAACCACAGCAAATTTCCTTGGACATCAAATTGGCCGCGCCCAATATCCCAAATCCACTGGTAGTTTCTCTCAGGAGTTTGGATGCGATAGATGAGCTGGTAGGAACTGCGCTGCTGCAGCTTGCTATGCAGTTTTTGGCAGATAATCTCTCGGTCTTCTGGATGGACGAGGTTTTGCCAGCCGGTACGTCCTGTTTGCAAAAAATGAGTGGCGGGGTAGCCGGTGAGTTCTGCAATTTTTTTGTCCAGCAAAAATTTGACTTGCTCCTGGGAAAAATAACAGCGATAAACAGCTCCCGGCAAGTGCTCAAAAATTGACCCAACTGGGCAAGCACTGGGTTGGGGTGTGGTTCCAGCAACATACATATGAGAAGACATGGGCAAGTTATGGGTACTGGTTGCTTAAGCTTATGAGTTTTATAAGCTCCAATTTTAGGAACTCCTCAATACCATTTCCGCTCTCATAGTAAAGCAAGCTCACCAGTAGGACCACTTAATATCTCAACTTAATATCGCAATTTAATGTAATTTTTACGGATTTTCTTAGCCAATAGGGGACGAAATACCGAACTAAAACGGTTGAAATTCATCGACAATCCCTCATAGATCGCGAAAAACTGTAGTCATGGACGCTAAGAATCCAGGGGAAATTACCAGCTACAAAACCTTCATTTTTCTCCCTGAACCCCCCTGAATTGGGGAATCTGACGAGTTTTAGGGGGATAGTTTTGCATCGTTTTTCAGGAAATGTTATAAATAAAATAATATAATAATATTGAGTGAGTATGAGCAATAGCTAATTTAACAAAACATAAATAGAAAATTTTCTATCTCTTTGGTTATGATGTCAAGCTCCCTTAAGAAAACTTCACTAGCCTGAAAGTAATCTCTAGAAAAACTTTTTGGCTATTCTATCGTATGTCTGTAGCAGCGTATACTCAACCACAGAGAAAATCCATCATTCCGAAGCAAGAAAACAACTGTTTATGGCAAAACTATCGCAACCGCCAGAAAGACGCCGGGGCACCATTTTGAGTTCTCAAGGGTGGCAGCGCCTGCAAGCTGCGGAACGTTTGTCTTCTATTCGCTACAACCAAAGCAAACCCTACACCTTGGAACAGCTAAGCCAAATAACCAGCTTGAGTACCAACACCATTACTAAGCTTCGTCGCCGTCAAGAACCTGTGGACTGGCAGACTTTAGAAACCTACTTTGCCGCCTTTGGTTTGAACCTCGAACTGGATGATGTGCTGACCCCGGAAGAAAGTTACACTAAAGAAGCCATTGACGAGTTACTATACCTACCTTTCCAAGGACCTTTAACTCTGGATAACCCTTTTTATATTTACCGCGGAGAAAACGAGCGGCTTTGTGTCGCGGAAATTTGTAGACCGGGTGCTTTGCTGAAAATCGAAGCTCCCTCCCAGTTTGGCAAAACCTCTCTCGCTCTGCATGCTGCCAATGCCGCTAGCGATCGCGGTTTTCGCACTTCCATGTTGAGCTTGCAAGGGTGTAACCAGCAAGTATTTCAAGATGTCGACCGATTTTACCAGTGGTTCTGTGCCATGGTCGCCACAGATTTGGGTTTA contains:
- a CDS encoding ATP-binding protein; protein product: MSSHMYVAGTTPQPSACPVGSIFEHLPGAVYRCYFSQEQVKFLLDKKIAELTGYPATHFLQTGRTGWQNLVHPEDREIICQKLHSKLQQRSSYQLIYRIQTPERNYQWIWDIGRGQFDVQGNLLWLDGYVLPIDSDYLPPPNQGNSECQRHLSQEQAEKHRLLHTIPDAIFYIDCQGTLLEYFPAEGDPQAWQPEAIAGQSLTDIFPKDLADWFAYHCQQALETGNLQNGEYNLAVNGNWHQYEARFTPSGSGKVLAIVRDISDRKRIEAKLRMAQVTERQKAKQLQETLEQLQQTQAQLVHSEKMSALGSMVAGIAHEINNPVNFVTGNVEYAIEYANSLFELIQLYEQYVPEKPEKIQDYIEEIELDFIKTDFPQLLEGMKSGVERIGEIVRSLRNFARLDESEKKIVDIHEGLESTLAILRHRLQGEHLATPIQLVKNYSQLPKMECHPGLLNQVFANILTNAIDAVENWQDPHSLPTVSITTEQTPTNTVIRIRDNGPGIPEATMKRMFEPFFTTKSPGKGTGLGLSISYSIVTEKHGGKLYCLSQLGEGTEFVIEIPKQTQRSGKQ